A window of the Isosphaera pallida ATCC 43644 genome harbors these coding sequences:
- a CDS encoding ATP-dependent Clp protease proteolytic subunit: MPRVPVVIEGSGPDERVIDIYSRLLRDRIIILGTAIDESVSNSVVAQLLYLASEDPKADIRLYINSPGGSVTAGLAIYDMMQSVPCDVATYCIGQCASMGSLLLAAGAAGKRHAMPHGRIMIHQPLAGMEGTATDIMIHAEEFLRMKKQLNGIYNHHTGQSLEKLEQDTDRDRFMSPREAKEYGLIDHIVVHSAMPKF; the protein is encoded by the coding sequence ATGCCCCGCGTCCCCGTGGTCATCGAAGGTAGCGGTCCCGACGAGCGAGTCATCGATATTTACTCACGCTTGTTGCGCGATCGCATCATCATTCTTGGTACGGCGATTGACGAGTCCGTGTCCAACTCGGTGGTCGCCCAATTGCTCTATTTGGCCTCGGAGGACCCCAAGGCCGACATCCGGCTCTACATCAACAGTCCCGGCGGCAGCGTGACGGCCGGTTTGGCGATCTACGACATGATGCAGAGCGTCCCGTGCGACGTGGCAACCTATTGCATCGGGCAATGCGCGAGCATGGGTTCGTTGCTGCTGGCCGCCGGAGCCGCCGGCAAGCGTCACGCCATGCCCCACGGCCGGATTATGATTCACCAACCCCTCGCTGGCATGGAGGGGACCGCCACGGACATTATGATTCATGCCGAAGAGTTCTTGCGCATGAAGAAGCAACTCAACGGCATCTACAACCACCATACCGGCCAGTCCCTGGAGAAGCTCGAACAGGACACCGACCGCGACCGCTTCATGTCGCCCCGTGAGGCCAAGGAATATGGTCTGATCGACCACATCGTGGTCCATAGCGCGATGCCCAAGTTCTAA
- a CDS encoding ATP-dependent Clp protease proteolytic subunit produces the protein MPMVPIVIERGGREERAMDIYSRLLQDRIIMLSSILDDVTANLIVAQLLVLAHQDAKAEISLYLNSPGGSLTGTMAVYDTMQFIGCPVATYCIGMAASGAAILLAGGTKGRRHALPHSKIMLHQPYGHVGGQVSDISIQAAEVLRNKAVVEKVLARRTGRSEKQIESEIKRDRYLSAPEALEFGLIDHIVEDKSEIKDAQASTPTPPPR, from the coding sequence ATGCCGATGGTTCCGATCGTCATCGAGCGCGGCGGACGCGAAGAGCGCGCGATGGACATTTACTCGCGGCTGTTGCAAGATCGGATCATCATGCTCAGTTCGATTTTGGACGACGTGACAGCCAACTTGATCGTAGCCCAGTTGTTGGTGCTGGCTCATCAAGACGCCAAGGCGGAAATCAGTTTATATCTGAACAGTCCTGGCGGGAGCTTGACCGGCACAATGGCGGTTTACGACACCATGCAGTTCATCGGCTGTCCCGTGGCCACCTACTGCATCGGCATGGCCGCCTCAGGCGCAGCGATTTTGCTAGCCGGCGGCACTAAGGGCCGTCGCCATGCGTTGCCCCATTCCAAGATCATGCTTCACCAGCCGTATGGCCATGTGGGAGGGCAGGTCTCGGACATCAGCATTCAGGCCGCTGAAGTGTTGCGCAATAAGGCGGTGGTCGAAAAAGTCTTGGCCCGCCGCACCGGACGAAGTGAAAAGCAGATCGAGTCGGAAATCAAGCGGGACCGCTACCTCTCGGCTCCCGAGGCGCTTGAGTTCGGCCTGATCGACCACATCGTGGAAGACAAATCCGAGATCAAGGACGCTCAGGCTTCCACTCCTACGCCCCCCCCACGCTGA
- a CDS encoding M1 family aminopeptidase encodes MRSPAKHDFTRWGVALKPRLLLAMAFATLGALSSALAQEAVVAPPGSDWPYDVRHLVINLTVDLEDKKVEGSITHVLTPTRPGQETLELDCGAAVTVNGVVETTRPDQPALKFQHDQNAQRLRIDLGRVVEPGDSLAVRIDYVARPNRKGLFFIEPTAKNPDLPRMVWSQGQPQDNRQWLPSHDFPNDLATTEMIVTVKQPNFVLSNGILTRTVANPDGTTTYHWLMRQPHVGYLITLVVGEFNVFADRHGNLPVDYYVLKTVDEATTRAVLGRTPAMIAYFERMLGVTFPYDKYAQVCLPEFTMLGMENASATSLADSILVDPIARLEKDSDDLIAHELAHQWFGDLLTCADWTHLWLNEGFATYAEALWAEEVSGDDGLRLTMEEKLTEYALIERFNSRPQLAQQYNDPMEVFDHVAYNKGGLTLHMMRGLIGDAAWWQAVRNHVRRHQFRNVVTADLQAAFEEASDQKLDWFFEQWTLKRGHPTLRTSYDYDPERGVVRLRVQQTQRISDEVPVFRIPTTVAISYGLDRVETLPIVIDQADQEFVLTARSEPLNVEIDPLDWVLKQNNESKPDAAWLFQLRHARSVTARLRAAAKVARMSDEPAQTALATALARESHPNARAKIVSLLNVRLPAHRAALIQAANDPNAIVRREALTELTRAPLDPVTEALCRAAWSNPHEAYGVRKTALRALARANVNDLKMLLNQGLKTPSQNDTIAIESFNLLLRQLDDPGRLALIRSIAKAESGCTRELKQAAINAFMGIARNQPQQVDELTAWLADPDPAVRLSVLNALAELKVKSALPALRQRREVEPWEELRDRIDFVERVLQGKAEAQANENEDQNHNDEDDDDPAERADNTSPLLLFETDTGAR; translated from the coding sequence ATGCGTTCCCCGGCCAAACACGATTTCACTCGGTGGGGCGTCGCCCTCAAACCACGCCTCCTCCTGGCAATGGCGTTTGCGACGCTCGGGGCCCTGTCGTCCGCCTTGGCTCAGGAGGCCGTCGTCGCGCCACCGGGGTCCGATTGGCCCTACGACGTGCGGCATCTCGTGATCAACCTGACGGTCGATCTGGAGGATAAGAAGGTCGAAGGGTCGATCACGCATGTGTTGACACCAACCCGTCCTGGTCAAGAAACGCTCGAACTGGATTGCGGCGCGGCGGTGACGGTCAACGGTGTGGTAGAGACGACCCGTCCTGACCAACCCGCGTTGAAGTTCCAACACGATCAGAACGCGCAACGGTTGCGGATCGACCTGGGTCGTGTGGTCGAGCCGGGCGACTCACTGGCGGTTCGGATCGACTACGTCGCCCGTCCCAACCGCAAAGGCTTGTTTTTCATCGAACCGACTGCCAAAAACCCTGATCTGCCTCGGATGGTCTGGTCCCAAGGTCAGCCGCAGGACAACCGCCAATGGCTGCCCAGTCACGACTTTCCCAACGACCTGGCCACGACCGAGATGATCGTCACTGTCAAACAACCCAACTTCGTGCTGTCCAACGGCATCCTGACCCGAACCGTCGCCAACCCCGACGGCACCACCACCTATCATTGGCTAATGCGTCAACCCCACGTCGGCTACCTGATCACCCTGGTGGTCGGCGAGTTCAACGTCTTCGCCGACCGTCACGGCAATCTCCCGGTGGATTATTACGTTCTCAAAACGGTGGACGAGGCGACCACGCGGGCAGTTTTGGGCCGTACCCCAGCAATGATCGCTTATTTCGAGCGGATGCTGGGCGTAACGTTCCCTTACGACAAGTACGCTCAGGTCTGCCTCCCCGAATTCACCATGCTAGGCATGGAGAACGCCTCGGCCACCTCGCTGGCGGACTCGATTTTAGTCGATCCGATCGCCCGCTTGGAAAAGGACTCCGACGACCTGATTGCTCACGAATTAGCGCATCAATGGTTCGGCGATTTGCTCACCTGCGCCGATTGGACGCATCTTTGGCTCAACGAAGGCTTCGCCACCTACGCCGAGGCGCTTTGGGCCGAGGAGGTCAGCGGCGACGACGGCCTGCGGCTCACGATGGAGGAGAAACTGACCGAGTATGCCCTGATCGAGCGGTTCAACTCCCGTCCCCAACTGGCCCAGCAATACAACGACCCAATGGAGGTCTTCGACCATGTTGCCTACAACAAAGGCGGGTTGACCCTGCATATGATGCGCGGATTGATCGGCGACGCCGCCTGGTGGCAAGCGGTCCGCAACCATGTGCGACGCCACCAATTTCGGAATGTCGTCACCGCGGACCTTCAAGCCGCCTTCGAAGAGGCCAGCGACCAAAAGCTCGACTGGTTCTTCGAGCAATGGACCCTCAAACGCGGCCACCCCACCCTGCGAACCTCCTACGACTACGACCCCGAACGGGGCGTCGTTCGGCTCCGTGTCCAGCAAACGCAACGGATCTCCGACGAGGTGCCAGTCTTTCGCATCCCCACCACGGTCGCAATTTCCTACGGGTTGGATCGGGTCGAAACCCTCCCCATCGTCATCGACCAGGCCGACCAGGAATTCGTCCTAACGGCCCGCTCCGAACCGCTCAACGTCGAGATCGACCCGCTGGACTGGGTCCTCAAGCAAAACAATGAATCCAAGCCCGACGCAGCCTGGTTGTTCCAACTGCGACACGCCCGCAGCGTGACCGCCCGTCTCAGAGCAGCCGCTAAGGTGGCCCGCATGAGCGACGAGCCGGCCCAAACCGCCCTGGCCACGGCCTTGGCCCGCGAATCCCATCCCAACGCACGCGCCAAAATCGTCTCGCTGCTGAACGTCCGCCTTCCCGCCCACCGTGCGGCTCTGATTCAAGCCGCGAACGACCCCAACGCCATCGTGCGCCGCGAGGCCCTGACTGAACTGACCCGCGCCCCCCTCGACCCCGTGACCGAAGCCCTTTGCCGAGCCGCCTGGTCCAACCCCCATGAGGCATATGGGGTCCGCAAAACCGCCCTTCGAGCGCTGGCCCGCGCGAATGTCAACGACCTGAAAATGCTCCTTAACCAAGGATTGAAGACACCCTCGCAAAATGATACGATCGCGATCGAATCGTTCAATCTATTGCTGCGTCAACTCGACGACCCGGGCAGGCTCGCTTTGATCCGCTCGATTGCCAAAGCGGAGTCGGGATGCACGCGCGAATTGAAGCAGGCCGCTATCAACGCCTTTATGGGGATCGCCCGCAACCAACCTCAACAAGTTGACGAGCTGACCGCCTGGCTGGCCGATCCCGACCCGGCCGTGAGGTTGTCGGTTCTCAACGCTTTGGCAGAGCTCAAAGTCAAGTCGGCCCTGCCCGCGCTGCGCCAACGCCGCGAGGTCGAACCGTGGGAGGAGCTGCGCGATCGAATCGACTTTGTTGAACGGGTTCTACAGGGCAAAGCCGAGGCGCAAGCCAACGAGAATGAGGATCAGAATCACAACGACGAGGATGACGACGACCCGGCGGAACGAGCAGACAACACTTCCCCTCTTCTTCTCTTTGAAACCGACACCGGAGCGCGTTGA
- a CDS encoding NADPH:quinone reductase: MKAAFIEQHGPADSIRVAELPEPRPGPGDVVVKVGATAFNPVDLYLRAGTIAMPMSFPYVVGCDLAGTVVQATPGGRFRVGDRVWGSNQGLLGRQGTTAEFVAVAEDWLYPTPDHMSDAEAAAWALVGLTAHLGLFHRGQLQEGETVFVPGGSGGVGHLVIQMAKAVGARVATTAGGAERGERCRALGADLVLDHRDPNLDLAAALTEFAPEGIHLWYETQREPNLELSIPLLARRGRMILMAGRTATPKLPLGPFYTTNKSLLGFAMFNFTPDEQRVCAEAMNQWAKQGRLKPVIGATYPLERAAEAQAFLEANTLHGAGQLFGKVVVLITPTA, translated from the coding sequence ATGAAAGCCGCGTTTATCGAGCAACACGGTCCCGCGGATTCGATTCGGGTGGCGGAATTGCCCGAACCTCGTCCGGGACCCGGCGACGTGGTGGTCAAGGTAGGGGCGACCGCATTCAACCCAGTGGACCTGTATCTGCGGGCCGGCACGATCGCCATGCCGATGAGTTTTCCCTACGTGGTGGGCTGCGACCTAGCTGGAACGGTGGTCCAGGCAACCCCCGGGGGACGCTTCCGCGTGGGGGACCGGGTTTGGGGATCAAATCAAGGTTTGCTGGGCCGTCAAGGCACCACTGCGGAATTCGTCGCGGTGGCCGAGGATTGGCTTTATCCCACGCCGGACCACATGAGCGACGCCGAAGCAGCCGCCTGGGCCCTAGTGGGGTTGACCGCGCACCTGGGCTTGTTCCATCGCGGCCAGCTCCAAGAGGGTGAAACCGTCTTCGTACCGGGCGGCTCGGGCGGCGTGGGGCATCTCGTCATTCAAATGGCCAAAGCAGTCGGTGCGCGGGTGGCGACCACCGCGGGCGGCGCGGAACGCGGCGAACGTTGTCGCGCTTTAGGAGCTGACTTGGTTCTCGACCACCGCGACCCCAACCTCGATCTGGCGGCGGCTCTCACCGAGTTCGCCCCCGAAGGCATCCATCTTTGGTATGAAACCCAACGCGAACCAAATTTGGAACTGTCTATCCCGTTGCTCGCGCGTCGAGGCCGAATGATCCTCATGGCCGGTCGAACCGCCACCCCTAAACTGCCCCTGGGTCCATTTTACACAACCAATAAAAGCCTGCTGGGGTTTGCCATGTTCAACTTCACCCCCGACGAACAGCGCGTTTGCGCTGAGGCGATGAACCAGTGGGCCAAGCAGGGCCGCCTCAAGCCGGTCATCGGCGCGACCTATCCCCTCGAACGCGCTGCCGAGGCTCAGGCGTTCCTGGAAGCCAATACTCTCCACGGTGCGGGTCAACTCTTCGGCAAGGTGGTGGTGCTGATCACCCCCACCGCATGA
- the pflA gene encoding pyruvate formate-lyase-activating protein, which yields MPLEHRHALSILHHDPLDTPEHPTEELLTAQGRLGRVHSIEWGSMVDGPGLRCAIFLSGCLLRCQYCHNPDTWAPRNGRLVEVEEVIDRLRPYLRMMSLGHGGVTLSGGEPLYQDRFAFEIFKACRGLGLHTALDTSGYLGDRASEEDLDLVDLVLLDLKSGDPDLYQRLTLKPLEPTLRFARRLAARNHPVWIRFVLVPGLTDPVDNLEALANHVAAWPNVERLEVLPFHQMGQYKYEAMGIPYPLANHPEATADQVRQVVEWLRSRGVPAV from the coding sequence ATGCCGTTGGAACATCGCCACGCCCTGTCGATCCTCCATCACGATCCGCTCGATACACCCGAGCATCCCACGGAGGAACTTCTTACGGCGCAGGGCCGCCTGGGACGGGTTCATTCGATCGAATGGGGAAGCATGGTGGATGGACCCGGCCTGCGCTGTGCGATCTTTTTGTCCGGCTGTCTACTACGGTGTCAATATTGTCACAACCCTGACACCTGGGCACCCCGCAACGGACGTTTGGTCGAGGTCGAGGAGGTGATTGATCGGTTGCGCCCCTATCTGCGGATGATGTCCCTGGGACATGGCGGCGTGACGTTGAGTGGCGGCGAGCCTTTATATCAAGATCGGTTCGCATTTGAGATTTTCAAAGCGTGTCGTGGTCTAGGGTTGCACACGGCGCTTGACACCTCGGGGTATCTTGGAGACCGGGCGAGCGAAGAGGACCTGGACCTGGTCGATTTGGTGTTGCTCGACCTCAAGTCGGGCGACCCGGATCTTTACCAGCGTTTGACGCTCAAACCGCTGGAACCGACCCTGCGATTCGCCCGGCGGCTGGCGGCCCGCAACCATCCGGTTTGGATTCGCTTCGTCCTGGTGCCCGGTTTGACCGATCCGGTGGACAACCTTGAGGCGTTGGCTAACCACGTCGCCGCCTGGCCCAACGTCGAGCGGCTTGAAGTGTTACCGTTTCATCAAATGGGACAATATAAATACGAAGCAATGGGCATCCCCTATCCTTTAGCCAATCATCCGGAGGCCACCGCCGACCAGGTGCGTCAGGTGGTGGAATGGTTGCGAAGTCGAGGCGTGCCGGCGGTTTGA
- a CDS encoding neutral/alkaline non-lysosomal ceramidase N-terminal domain-containing protein, translating to MIRWRWNMVSPLVIGGFAVASAWFQAVASAESPAQFWAGAAVADITPNEPTPMWGYGARRDALSQGTLDPLRAKALVIEANGQRLAIVATDLGRGPTAAMTAALRKRAAERSGIDALFVCGSHSHHTPVIELTDRPDRGRGRFDAAVAYAAGLPERLTDLIDQAAQRLEPARLGATAREVPYNRNRHSKKPTKPTDPTLTVLRLDRASDGSPLAILVNFAAHPTMIDARVLQFSADYPGALAWVVERAFADAPCLFLNGAAGDLSPNPPPGVSGHEAFGRLLGETVVELAQTIETRVPERPQLAFRVESLTVGSRIDFANPIVKAIYAREFFPELVNNFADSFADGIRVEWTVAVLNDRIGLVGAPGEFFCDLANRLRRRADLDHLLFLGYCNDHLLYVPTIEAVAEGGYGADLRVAPVAVGTGELVTDRMLIRLYELRQKLTDKVVQPGRK from the coding sequence ATGATCAGATGGCGATGGAACATGGTTTCACCCCTTGTGATTGGCGGGTTCGCCGTCGCCTCGGCGTGGTTTCAAGCCGTCGCTTCGGCGGAGTCCCCCGCGCAGTTTTGGGCGGGCGCGGCGGTGGCGGACATCACACCCAACGAACCCACCCCCATGTGGGGTTACGGCGCGCGGCGGGACGCGCTGTCTCAGGGAACGCTGGACCCGCTCCGTGCCAAGGCCTTGGTCATCGAGGCTAACGGCCAACGCCTAGCGATCGTCGCTACGGACCTCGGACGGGGACCGACCGCGGCGATGACCGCGGCGCTCCGTAAACGCGCAGCGGAACGCTCGGGGATCGACGCGCTCTTTGTCTGCGGCAGTCATTCACATCACACCCCGGTTATCGAACTGACCGACCGCCCCGACCGGGGACGAGGTCGCTTCGACGCAGCGGTGGCCTATGCCGCGGGCTTGCCCGAGCGTCTGACCGATCTGATCGACCAGGCCGCCCAACGTCTAGAACCGGCCCGCCTAGGCGCGACGGCCCGCGAGGTTCCTTACAACCGTAATCGCCACTCCAAAAAACCGACCAAACCGACCGACCCGACCTTGACCGTTCTGCGGTTGGATCGCGCCTCTGACGGCAGCCCGTTGGCCATTCTGGTCAACTTCGCCGCCCATCCCACGATGATCGACGCACGGGTGTTGCAATTCTCTGCCGATTATCCCGGCGCGTTAGCTTGGGTGGTCGAGCGGGCGTTCGCCGACGCGCCTTGTTTGTTCCTCAACGGTGCGGCCGGCGACCTCAGCCCCAATCCTCCGCCGGGGGTCTCAGGTCACGAGGCGTTTGGGCGTCTGTTGGGCGAAACGGTGGTGGAGTTGGCCCAAACGATTGAAACCCGGGTTCCCGAGCGTCCACAACTGGCCTTCCGGGTCGAGTCGCTCACCGTCGGCAGCCGGATTGACTTCGCCAACCCCATCGTTAAAGCGATCTATGCCCGCGAATTCTTCCCCGAACTGGTCAACAACTTCGCCGACTCCTTCGCGGACGGCATCCGGGTGGAGTGGACCGTGGCGGTTCTCAACGACCGGATTGGTCTGGTGGGAGCTCCCGGCGAGTTTTTCTGCGATCTGGCCAACCGGCTGCGCCGCCGAGCCGACCTGGATCATTTGCTCTTTCTTGGATATTGCAACGATCATCTCCTCTACGTCCCGACCATCGAAGCGGTGGCCGAGGGAGGTTACGGAGCCGACTTGCGGGTCGCGCCGGTAGCGGTGGGGACCGGAGAACTTGTGACCGATCGGATGCTGATTCGTCTCTATGAGCTGCGCCAGAAGCTCACCGACAAGGTTGTCCAACCAGGTCGCAAGTGA